A window from Planococcus maritimus encodes these proteins:
- a CDS encoding cytochrome ubiquinol oxidase subunit I: MGFEDTALMSRILTLMTLSFHIIYATIGVGVPLMIMIAQWVGIRKNDEHYILLARRWARGFVITVAVGVVTGTAIGLQLSLLWPNFMQMAGNVIALPLFMEVFAFFFEAIFLGIYLYTWDRFEDQRKHFLLLVPVALGAAASSIFITIVNSFMNAPQGFDVLNGELVNVSPLLAMFSPAVPTKVAHVLSTAFMTSAFILASIAAFRLLRGSNHIYHKKALFLTMKLALIFSVATAIIGDFSGKYLAEYQPEKLAAAEWHFETGPEAELVLFGVLDGEEPKYAIRVPYALSILAHGVPSGEVIGLNDFPEDEIPPLWIHYLFDTMVTLGMWLAFFSFVFVVGFWRGWSIVKQKWFRWLTVLSGPLAMIAIEAGWWFTEVGRQPWILRGYMKTSEGATASGQVDLMIVLFAGLYVILGIGTVVVLSRMYKRNPVEKELAQRESSKGGEES; the protein is encoded by the coding sequence TTGGGATTTGAAGATACGGCTTTAATGAGCCGGATACTAACCTTGATGACCCTATCTTTTCACATCATTTACGCAACGATCGGTGTAGGGGTCCCGCTTATGATCATGATTGCCCAATGGGTCGGGATCAGAAAAAATGATGAACATTACATCCTCCTGGCACGACGTTGGGCAAGAGGATTTGTCATCACGGTAGCGGTCGGCGTCGTAACCGGCACCGCAATCGGGCTGCAATTATCATTATTGTGGCCGAACTTTATGCAGATGGCAGGGAATGTCATTGCGCTTCCGTTGTTCATGGAAGTCTTCGCGTTTTTCTTTGAAGCGATTTTCCTCGGGATCTATTTGTATACGTGGGATCGGTTTGAAGACCAGCGCAAGCATTTTCTCCTGTTGGTGCCAGTCGCACTCGGAGCGGCGGCTTCTTCTATATTCATCACCATCGTCAATTCATTCATGAATGCGCCGCAAGGCTTTGATGTATTGAATGGCGAATTGGTCAATGTGAGTCCGTTGCTTGCGATGTTCAGTCCGGCAGTGCCGACAAAAGTCGCGCACGTCTTGTCGACAGCGTTCATGACAAGTGCCTTTATCCTAGCATCAATCGCGGCTTTCCGTTTGTTGCGGGGATCGAATCATATTTACCACAAAAAAGCATTGTTCCTGACGATGAAGCTGGCATTGATCTTTTCGGTTGCGACCGCTATCATCGGCGACTTCTCCGGGAAATACTTGGCCGAATACCAACCAGAGAAACTGGCGGCGGCTGAATGGCATTTTGAAACAGGACCGGAAGCCGAACTTGTGCTGTTTGGCGTGTTGGACGGCGAAGAGCCAAAATACGCAATCCGCGTCCCATACGCATTGAGCATTTTGGCACATGGTGTTCCAAGTGGTGAGGTCATTGGCTTGAACGATTTCCCAGAAGATGAAATTCCGCCATTATGGATCCATTACCTGTTCGACACGATGGTCACGCTCGGCATGTGGCTTGCGTTCTTCTCTTTCGTCTTCGTAGTCGGATTTTGGCGCGGTTGGTCCATCGTCAAGCAGAAATGGTTCCGCTGGCTGACAGTGCTCAGCGGTCCGCTCGCGATGATTGCCATCGAAGCTGGCTGGTGGTTTACAGAAGTCGGCAGACAGCCATGGATCTTGCGCGGTTACATGAAGACCAGTGAAGGGGCAACGGCAAGCGGGCAAGTCGATTTGATGATCGTGTTGTTTGCCGGCCTCTACGTCATTCTCGGAATCGGGACGGTTGTTGTCTTGTCCCGCATGTATAAACGTAATCCAGTTGAGAAAGAGTTGGCACAGCGTGAATCCAGTAAAGGCGGTGAGGAATCATGA